DNA from Campylobacter lari:
ACTTGGATTAGAGATTTTGGTGCAATTGATGTGCGTGAAGATGATAAAATTATAGGGCTTGATTTTATTTTTAATGCTTGGGGTGATAAATTTCAAAGCACTTTAGATAATGCGGTAAATTCAAAGCTTTTTGCACAAAAATTATCTGGAAAATTAGAAAAAATTGATTTTATTTTAGAAGGTGGGAGTATTGATTTTAACGGGCAAGGAGTAATGCTTACAACGAGTGCTTGTTTGTTAAATGAAAATAGAAATTCACATTTAAATAAAGAGCAAATTGAAGCTAAGTTAAAAGAAATTTTTGGCTTAAATCAAATTATATGGTTAAATCATGGTTATATAAAAGGCGATGATACTGATCATCATATAGATACTCTAGCAAGATTTATCAATGAAAAAACCATTGCTTATTGTGTGTGTAAAGATGAAAATGATGAGCATTACGCACCTTTAAAGGCTATGGAAGATGAGCTGAAAAAAACAGGATTTGATTTATTAGAGCTTCCTTTACCTAAGCCTTTGTATTTTGAAGGTAAAAGGCTTGGTGCTACTTATGCAAATTTTGTTTTTGTTAATGGTGGTTTGATAGTGCCAACTTATAATGATGAAAATGATGCTTTGGTATTAGA
Protein-coding regions in this window:
- a CDS encoding agmatine deiminase family protein, which gives rise to MRKSIAEWEKQELLLLSLPHKNSDWSPYLEEIMQSYEEFIKAVANFQKVLLIVPSEKDFQRFKHIKNVDFFKCDTNDTWIRDFGAIDVREDDKIIGLDFIFNAWGDKFQSTLDNAVNSKLFAQKLSGKLEKIDFILEGGSIDFNGQGVMLTTSACLLNENRNSHLNKEQIEAKLKEIFGLNQIIWLNHGYIKGDDTDHHIDTLARFINEKTIAYCVCKDENDEHYAPLKAMEDELKKTGFDLLELPLPKPLYFEGKRLGATYANFVFVNGGLIVPTYNDENDALVLENLQKACKDRKVVGVDARVFLRQNGSLHCSCQNRYEGQR